From the Desulforhopalus sp. genome, one window contains:
- the fdnG gene encoding formate dehydrogenase-N subunit alpha translates to MGVSRRDFLKLSGGTVLVATLGVNLDPAKAYAKDLRIKNAKQSTTICPYCSVGCGIIVYTENGKIINTEGDPDSPINEGTLCAKGSSVAQLVNNDTRVKKPLYREPGGTKWKEVEWDWALDRIARLVKDSRDKSFQKTTKVKIKEKQADGTEIDVEKEVVVNRTNGIAHVGSAALDNEECYILQKLVRSWGLVHIEHQARIUHSATVAALAESFGRGAMTNHWIDLKNADVILAMGGNPAANHPVSMKWIMRARAKGAKLICVDPRFSQTAAKADLYAPLRSGTDIAFLGGMINYILEKDLIFKEYVLNYTNAAFLVNGDFKGPGDLDGLFSGYNTEKRNYDKKTWSFQMDANGIPLKDPTLQNPNCVYQLLKKHYSRYNVDKVVSITGTPKEKLLAVYELYASTGKPDRVGTECYAMGWTQHTVGVQNIRAMTIIQLLLGNMGMAGGGINALRGESNVQGSTDYGLLFHILPGYNPTPTAAFPDLATYIEKNTPKTKEPRSVNWWGNRNKYIVSYLKAIYGDAATKENDFGYGWLPKTDVGQNASWLMIFDKMLKGDFEGFFAWGQNPACSGANSNKTRQALTKLKWMVNVNLFDNETGSFWRGPGLNPKDVQTEVFMLPCCSSMEKEGSIINSGRWAQWRYKAVEPLGQSMPDAEIINELFFKVKELYKKEGGANPDPIVNLSWDYGKKETTGKIKHLDVHSIAKEINGYWLEDVYDKKVDPPKLIGKKGDLVTSFPSLQADGTTSCGNWVYCNSYILKDGKEVNMMARRDNKTDPTGLGLFPGWAWAWPVNRRVIYNRASVDQNGQPWDPKRPILKWNAEKKAWEGDVPDGPAPPMAAEGGKFPFIMKPDGVASIFGPGLVEGPFPEHYEALECPVEKNSMSGQRINPTIKIFGDKMDAFASCDMRFPFVGTTYRVAEHWQTGLMTRHCSWLLEMQPQNFVEMSFQLAKELKIDNGQTVIVSSARGEVKAVAVVSERFQPFKIADSTVHQVGLPWHFGWQYPEDGSGYDSANLLTPNVGDANTMIPESKAFMVNVRKA, encoded by the coding sequence ATGGGAGTATCAAGGCGGGATTTTCTTAAACTGTCAGGCGGCACCGTTCTGGTTGCAACGCTTGGCGTGAATCTCGATCCTGCAAAGGCCTATGCAAAGGATTTGAGGATCAAAAACGCCAAGCAGAGTACGACAATCTGCCCCTACTGCTCAGTAGGATGTGGAATTATCGTCTACACGGAGAATGGCAAGATCATCAACACTGAAGGTGATCCGGATTCCCCGATCAATGAGGGTACTCTCTGTGCCAAGGGTTCTTCTGTCGCCCAGCTCGTCAACAACGACACCCGCGTCAAGAAACCGCTGTATCGCGAACCAGGCGGCACCAAATGGAAGGAAGTGGAATGGGACTGGGCTCTCGACAGAATCGCCCGCCTCGTTAAAGACTCCCGTGACAAAAGCTTCCAGAAGACCACTAAGGTCAAGATCAAGGAAAAACAAGCCGACGGTACCGAGATCGACGTCGAAAAAGAAGTCGTCGTCAACCGCACCAACGGCATTGCCCATGTCGGCAGCGCCGCCCTCGATAACGAGGAGTGCTATATCCTGCAAAAACTCGTTCGGTCCTGGGGCCTGGTGCATATAGAGCACCAGGCGCGTATCTGACACAGCGCAACTGTTGCGGCTCTGGCAGAGTCGTTCGGACGCGGTGCAATGACCAATCACTGGATTGACCTGAAAAACGCAGACGTCATTCTAGCTATGGGCGGCAATCCAGCCGCCAACCATCCTGTTTCCATGAAGTGGATCATGCGTGCCCGGGCAAAAGGCGCAAAACTGATCTGCGTCGATCCCCGTTTCTCGCAGACCGCTGCGAAGGCTGATCTTTATGCCCCACTTCGTTCCGGAACGGATATCGCCTTTCTCGGCGGTATGATCAACTACATCCTGGAAAAAGACCTGATCTTTAAGGAATACGTCCTCAATTACACCAACGCCGCATTCCTTGTGAATGGCGATTTCAAAGGGCCTGGTGATCTTGATGGTTTATTCTCCGGTTACAACACGGAAAAGAGAAATTACGACAAGAAGACCTGGTCATTCCAGATGGATGCCAATGGCATTCCTCTCAAGGACCCAACCCTGCAGAACCCCAACTGCGTTTACCAGCTTCTGAAGAAACACTATTCCCGCTACAACGTCGACAAGGTAGTGAGCATCACCGGCACCCCCAAGGAAAAACTGCTGGCGGTGTATGAACTCTACGCCTCCACCGGCAAACCGGATCGCGTTGGAACCGAGTGTTACGCCATGGGTTGGACCCAGCACACCGTCGGTGTGCAGAACATCAGGGCGATGACCATCATCCAACTGCTGCTTGGTAATATGGGTATGGCCGGCGGCGGTATCAACGCCCTGCGCGGCGAGTCCAACGTCCAGGGTTCCACGGACTATGGTCTTTTGTTCCATATCCTGCCCGGCTACAACCCAACACCCACTGCAGCCTTCCCTGATCTTGCGACCTATATCGAAAAAAACACCCCGAAGACCAAGGAACCGCGCAGTGTAAACTGGTGGGGCAACCGCAACAAGTACATCGTCAGCTACCTGAAAGCGATCTACGGCGATGCGGCAACCAAGGAAAACGATTTTGGCTATGGTTGGCTGCCAAAAACGGATGTCGGTCAAAACGCCTCATGGCTGATGATCTTTGACAAGATGCTCAAGGGAGACTTTGAGGGTTTCTTCGCCTGGGGCCAGAATCCGGCATGTTCGGGTGCAAACTCCAACAAGACCCGCCAAGCCTTGACCAAGCTCAAGTGGATGGTCAACGTCAATCTCTTCGACAACGAGACCGGCTCCTTCTGGCGCGGCCCCGGCTTGAACCCCAAGGATGTGCAGACCGAGGTATTCATGTTGCCGTGCTGCTCCTCCATGGAGAAAGAGGGAAGTATCATCAACTCCGGACGCTGGGCACAATGGCGCTACAAGGCCGTTGAACCACTTGGACAGTCAATGCCTGATGCCGAGATCATCAACGAACTGTTTTTTAAAGTAAAAGAGCTCTACAAAAAAGAAGGTGGCGCCAATCCCGATCCTATTGTCAACCTCAGCTGGGATTACGGCAAAAAAGAGACGACAGGCAAGATCAAGCACCTCGACGTCCACTCCATCGCCAAAGAGATCAACGGCTATTGGCTTGAAGACGTATATGACAAAAAGGTCGATCCGCCAAAACTCATCGGCAAAAAGGGTGATCTGGTTACCAGCTTCCCCTCGCTGCAGGCTGATGGAACGACCTCCTGCGGCAACTGGGTATATTGCAACTCCTATATCCTGAAAGACGGCAAGGAAGTCAACATGATGGCCCGCCGCGACAACAAGACCGATCCAACCGGTCTCGGCCTCTTCCCGGGCTGGGCCTGGGCATGGCCGGTCAACCGCCGGGTCATTTACAACCGTGCCTCGGTCGATCAAAATGGCCAGCCCTGGGATCCAAAACGACCGATCCTCAAGTGGAACGCCGAGAAGAAGGCCTGGGAAGGTGACGTACCCGACGGTCCAGCACCGCCAATGGCCGCAGAAGGAGGAAAGTTCCCCTTCATCATGAAGCCGGACGGAGTGGCCTCAATCTTTGGCCCCGGTCTTGTGGAGGGTCCGTTCCCAGAGCACTATGAAGCACTTGAGTGTCCGGTCGAGAAGAACTCGATGTCCGGTCAGCGCATCAACCCGACCATCAAGATCTTCGGCGACAAGATGGACGCCTTCGCTTCCTGCGATATGCGCTTCCCCTTTGTTGGAACCACCTACCGGGTTGCCGAACATTGGCAGACCGGCCTCATGACGCGGCACTGCTCGTGGTTGTTGGAGATGCAGCCGCAAAACTTTGTTGAGATGAGCTTCCAACTGGCCAAGGAGTTGAAGATCGACAATGGCCAGACGGTCATCGTTTCTTCTGCTCGTGGTGAGGTTAAAGCCGTAGCTGTCGTCTCTGAACGGTTCCAGCCGTTCAAGATAGCGGACTCGACCGTCCATCAGGTCGGTCTCCCCTGGCATTTCGGATGGCAGTACCCCGAAGACGGCAGCGGGTATGACAGTGCCAACCTGCTGACGCCGAACGTTGGCGACGCGAATACAATGATACCCGAGTCGAAGGCCTTCATGGTCAACGTCCGGAAGGCATAG
- a CDS encoding DUF1848 domain-containing protein, whose product MILSASRRTDIPAFYAEWFIKRLRAGFVLVRNPLNFHQVSQISLMPEDIQCVVFWTKNPAPILNRLPELDDRQYHYYFLFTLTPYDNSIEVKVPPIDERISTFQALAGRIGHDRVFWRYDPILFTNRYTPAFHISAFTKLTKILAGFTKVCIISFVEMYRKCVRNMRNLRLMDLPVGERIAMIQAMQEIAGQYSITLQTCSGSGLELSGIKPGKCIDDKRIAKLTDFAFHGKKDKNQRRNCGCIESIDIGAYNSCPHNCLYCYANNDNNATVRNFSTHNPESPLLCGTLVAGDKVTQRKVKPITRIQRSLF is encoded by the coding sequence ATGATACTCAGCGCCAGCAGACGAACCGATATTCCCGCCTTTTACGCCGAATGGTTTATCAAAAGGCTTCGGGCAGGTTTTGTCCTGGTTCGTAATCCCCTGAATTTCCATCAAGTTTCTCAGATTTCCCTGATGCCTGAGGATATTCAATGCGTGGTATTCTGGACCAAGAATCCGGCTCCGATCCTCAATAGGCTACCTGAACTTGACGATCGTCAGTACCATTACTACTTCCTTTTTACCCTCACTCCGTATGACAACAGTATTGAGGTGAAAGTTCCACCTATCGACGAACGGATTAGTACCTTCCAGGCTCTGGCTGGACGGATCGGTCACGACCGGGTGTTTTGGCGTTACGACCCGATCCTTTTCACTAATCGCTACACTCCCGCCTTCCACATCTCGGCATTTACCAAGCTAACCAAGATCCTTGCGGGCTTTACAAAGGTTTGTATAATAAGCTTCGTTGAGATGTACCGGAAATGCGTTCGCAATATGCGTAACCTACGTCTGATGGATCTGCCGGTTGGCGAGCGCATTGCAATGATTCAGGCCATGCAGGAAATCGCTGGGCAGTACTCTATTACCTTACAAACATGCTCTGGCAGCGGCCTTGAACTCTCTGGGATAAAGCCCGGGAAATGTATTGACGACAAAAGGATCGCCAAACTCACCGATTTTGCATTTCACGGTAAAAAGGACAAGAATCAGCGCCGCAATTGCGGCTGTATAGAAAGTATCGACATAGGAGCCTATAATTCCTGCCCCCATAATTGCCTCTACTGTTATGCAAACAATGACAATAACGCCACGGTACGTAACTTTTCCACTCACAACCCTGAGTCTCCCTTACTCTGCGGCACTCTCGTGGCGGGTGACAAGGTTACTCAAAGGAAGGTAAAGCCAATCACAAGGATACAACGTAGCCTCTTTTAG
- a CDS encoding HAMP domain-containing protein, translated as MTFTHILPSGLKKKTIMPVAFILILSMTCVAAFNYYSQVSILKTDAEDSVASALSTAQGFIESHLNIYKQMATLLANTPDVGEAIGKGDRAKLTSEYQQSYEALKKGFHLNQMNFHQPPGVALLRLQNVDHYGDNLRDVRKTIADVYKNKTGVKGLEFGRTGLGLRGVEPVFSKGNLVGSLEFGGDLAPALHDTKRANNVECGILIAKSATSVAQSLPDWQGKAKPIGDYLALYSTDSTLTMAIINATMIDKAKAQGSFPYIDTASYQGKSYSLGIAPLKDYSGGIIGYIYVMKDRTVVLSKIYKSLAINVIVFILVLTAIVYAISRSINKTVIEPVVRLSSATNDISKGKVGEKIEIPTGDEIETLAKSIDRLRVSMKLFLG; from the coding sequence ATGACCTTTACCCACATCTTGCCCTCGGGACTGAAAAAAAAGACTATTATGCCGGTCGCCTTCATTTTGATTCTTTCAATGACATGCGTTGCTGCCTTCAACTATTACTCCCAGGTTTCCATCTTAAAAACCGACGCTGAGGACTCCGTGGCAAGTGCCTTGAGTACTGCCCAGGGTTTTATCGAAAGCCATCTCAACATCTACAAGCAAATGGCTACATTGCTTGCCAACACCCCTGACGTAGGCGAGGCGATTGGCAAGGGTGACCGGGCCAAGCTCACAAGTGAATATCAACAATCCTATGAAGCCCTTAAAAAGGGCTTCCATCTGAACCAGATGAATTTTCACCAGCCTCCCGGCGTGGCCCTCCTCAGGTTGCAGAATGTCGATCATTATGGCGACAACCTTAGAGATGTCCGGAAAACCATTGCTGATGTGTACAAAAACAAGACAGGCGTCAAGGGTCTTGAATTTGGCCGGACCGGGCTCGGCCTGCGGGGTGTTGAGCCGGTTTTCTCCAAGGGCAACCTGGTCGGATCTCTTGAATTTGGTGGCGATCTGGCCCCGGCCCTCCATGACACCAAACGCGCCAATAATGTTGAATGCGGTATTCTGATTGCCAAATCAGCCACATCGGTCGCCCAATCCTTGCCGGATTGGCAGGGCAAAGCCAAGCCGATCGGTGACTATCTGGCACTTTATTCAACCGATTCAACACTGACCATGGCAATCATCAATGCTACAATGATTGACAAGGCCAAAGCCCAGGGATCATTTCCCTATATCGACACCGCATCCTACCAAGGAAAATCTTATTCTCTAGGCATTGCCCCTCTCAAAGATTATTCCGGTGGAATTATCGGCTATATTTACGTAATGAAAGACAGGACAGTGGTGCTCAGCAAAATATACAAAAGTCTGGCGATCAACGTAATTGTCTTTATACTGGTGCTGACAGCTATCGTCTATGCGATCAGCAGAAGCATTAACAAGACGGTAATTGAGCCGGTTGTAAGACTTTCCAGTGCCACCAACGACATATCCAAGGGCAAGGTCGGTGAAAAGATCGAGATACCAACCGGCGACGAGATAGAAACCCTCGCTAAATCAATAGATCGCCTGCGGGTGAGCATGAAGCTGTTTCTTGGATAA
- a CDS encoding alpha/beta hydrolase — MASLSIDSVQHIYYELLDGERDKPYLIFLHDALGCSAMWKDFPRLLCEKTGCPGLVYDRLGHGKSSPLSGSRTIHYLHQCALVELPAIITLLIPATRYFLVGHSDGGSIALIHASGKPVYLKGIITEAAHVFVEQETLAGIETATDAFYAGKLHRLSGHHGEKTADLFRAWSETWRNENFRSWNIEYLLPSIACPALILQGSEDRYGTIAQVESIASKALAAEKVMIAASGHVPHHEKTDLVLRLMSSFLRQRMGY; from the coding sequence GTGGCAAGCCTGAGTATAGATTCAGTACAGCACATTTATTACGAGTTGCTTGATGGGGAGCGCGATAAGCCCTATCTGATCTTTCTCCACGACGCTCTGGGGTGTAGCGCGATGTGGAAGGATTTCCCGCGTCTGCTGTGCGAAAAAACGGGTTGTCCGGGGCTTGTGTATGATCGCCTTGGCCACGGTAAATCCTCGCCACTTTCCGGTTCCAGAACAATACATTACCTGCACCAGTGTGCACTTGTCGAGTTGCCGGCGATTATAACCTTGCTGATCCCCGCCACCAGGTACTTTCTAGTTGGGCACTCCGATGGTGGAAGTATAGCCCTCATTCACGCCTCGGGAAAACCGGTTTATCTGAAAGGAATTATAACCGAAGCGGCGCATGTTTTTGTTGAACAAGAGACCTTGGCCGGCATTGAGACCGCCACAGATGCTTTTTATGCCGGGAAGCTGCACAGGCTGTCCGGTCACCATGGCGAAAAAACCGCCGACCTCTTTAGGGCATGGTCTGAAACGTGGCGCAACGAAAATTTTAGATCGTGGAATATCGAATACCTACTGCCGTCGATCGCATGTCCGGCTTTAATTTTGCAAGGTAGTGAAGATAGATATGGTACAATTGCCCAAGTGGAATCAATTGCCTCGAAGGCTTTGGCCGCCGAGAAGGTGATGATCGCGGCATCCGGCCATGTCCCGCATCACGAAAAGACCGATCTTGTCCTGCGGCTTATGAGCAGTTTCTTAAGGCAGAGGATGGGATATTGA
- a CDS encoding cache and HAMP domain-containing protein, which yields MAEITVDRQKVKFKIVYQILITMFIVSLVPLGGLWYISIYKSKQGWTDNIFDNLVQNTESLSRSVDDWTSMNLRLLTQNAASPDILGMEAATQAPVLKTIISTYEWIYLAFTILPNGQNLGRSDDNPPTFYGDREYFQQVWGGNPIGQQVLMGKTSNKPAFILAQMIKGEKDRNLGVIAIAMTLEDLSKTITKIKIGRTGYAILLDDKNRLIAHGKGAISSKLQDFTHPVLGRPGKIDQSSFVFTDEGKKIVAFSQKTKLGWTLIVQQDYEEAYAAADEAQRNALLLLAVTLVTAMLIAFLLAKRLSTPIQNLTQIADEISRGNLEATIKEAGRNDEIGALARAIERMGVSLKMAFERIKRR from the coding sequence GTGGCAGAGATAACAGTAGATCGACAAAAGGTGAAGTTCAAGATTGTATATCAGATATTGATAACCATGTTTATTGTCTCCCTCGTTCCTCTGGGTGGCCTTTGGTATATCAGTATTTACAAGTCCAAACAGGGGTGGACTGACAACATCTTTGATAACCTCGTGCAAAACACCGAAAGCTTAAGCCGCAGTGTTGATGATTGGACATCGATGAATCTGCGGCTACTCACGCAAAATGCGGCGTCTCCGGATATTCTCGGCATGGAGGCTGCTACCCAGGCTCCAGTCTTGAAGACGATTATTTCTACCTATGAATGGATATATCTAGCCTTCACCATTCTGCCAAATGGCCAGAACCTCGGGCGAAGTGACGACAATCCTCCAACCTTCTATGGTGACCGGGAATATTTCCAGCAGGTGTGGGGTGGTAACCCAATTGGGCAACAGGTACTGATGGGCAAGACATCCAATAAGCCGGCTTTTATCCTTGCGCAAATGATTAAAGGAGAAAAGGATAGAAATCTCGGCGTTATTGCCATCGCCATGACCCTTGAGGACCTGTCGAAAACCATAACAAAAATCAAGATTGGCCGTACCGGCTATGCAATTTTACTTGATGATAAAAACAGGTTGATTGCCCATGGTAAAGGAGCAATTTCCTCAAAATTGCAGGATTTTACCCATCCTGTCCTGGGGCGGCCTGGAAAAATTGATCAGAGTTCCTTTGTATTTACCGATGAGGGTAAAAAAATTGTGGCCTTTAGCCAGAAGACAAAATTGGGCTGGACCCTTATCGTTCAACAGGATTATGAGGAGGCCTATGCTGCAGCCGACGAAGCGCAGAGAAATGCCCTCTTGCTTCTGGCAGTTACCTTGGTGACCGCTATGCTTATTGCCTTCTTGCTTGCCAAGCGCCTCAGTACTCCGATTCAGAATCTCACCCAGATAGCCGATGAAATCAGTCGAGGCAATTTGGAGGCCACGATCAAAGAGGCGGGACGCAACGATGAGATAGGCGCTCTTGCCAGGGCGATTGAGCGAATGGGGGTCAGTCTTAAAATGGCCTTTGAAAGGATAAAGAGAAGGTAG
- a CDS encoding MFS transporter: MQRYLILAAAVLMQVCLGATYSWSVYVRPIRDITGLLQGPVQVPFTVFYFVFPATMLLAGTLLPRFGPRFCAVSGGLLFGGGWMLASLGQYHFALTVAGIGICAGVGAGLAYIVPIATCIRWFPDNKGLVTGVAVAGFGGGAALVSQTAGRLMNGFSWSPFTTFFFFGAIFLGCVVLGGLMMRNPADDTAQQSAPLAFKKVLGEPQFRLLYLAMIAGLAAGFTINANLKELFPNGSIQTGITAVALFALANALGRICWGWLADQIPALTAIRWNLAGQAAVLLAAPLILVSEKGLLLYALLAGFHYGGVLVLYAATVAGIWGHRHVGQVYGWLFSANIPAALAPLLAGMYFDHARSFTGCLQILAALLSVAILLTFRLRKLSGCTKP; the protein is encoded by the coding sequence ATGCAACGATATCTCATCTTGGCTGCCGCCGTACTCATGCAGGTCTGCCTTGGCGCCACCTATTCCTGGTCAGTGTATGTTCGGCCAATCCGCGATATCACCGGCCTACTGCAGGGACCGGTGCAAGTGCCCTTCACCGTCTTCTACTTTGTCTTTCCGGCAACAATGCTCCTGGCTGGCACCCTCCTGCCTCGATTTGGCCCCCGCTTCTGCGCGGTCAGCGGAGGTCTGCTTTTCGGCGGTGGTTGGATGCTCGCCTCCCTCGGACAGTATCATTTTGCCTTGACCGTCGCCGGAATCGGAATTTGTGCCGGAGTTGGCGCCGGCCTGGCCTATATCGTTCCCATTGCCACCTGCATCCGCTGGTTTCCGGACAATAAAGGCCTGGTAACCGGCGTTGCGGTGGCTGGATTCGGGGGTGGGGCGGCCCTTGTCAGTCAAACGGCGGGGCGCTTAATGAACGGCTTTTCCTGGTCGCCGTTTACCACTTTTTTCTTTTTTGGCGCCATTTTTCTCGGCTGTGTCGTGCTCGGCGGTCTGATGATGCGCAACCCGGCGGACGATACAGCACAACAAAGCGCCCCCCTTGCCTTCAAAAAGGTCCTGGGAGAACCACAATTCCGGCTTCTCTACCTGGCGATGATAGCCGGCCTTGCCGCCGGGTTCACCATCAATGCCAACCTCAAGGAGCTCTTTCCCAACGGGTCAATACAGACGGGGATAACCGCCGTGGCCCTTTTTGCCCTGGCTAACGCCCTGGGCCGAATTTGCTGGGGATGGCTTGCCGATCAAATACCTGCCCTGACCGCCATCCGCTGGAACCTCGCCGGCCAGGCAGCTGTACTCCTGGCGGCACCGCTGATACTGGTCAGCGAAAAAGGCCTGCTGCTGTATGCCCTGCTCGCCGGCTTCCATTACGGCGGCGTACTCGTCCTCTACGCCGCGACGGTTGCCGGCATCTGGGGCCACAGACATGTCGGTCAGGTTTACGGCTGGCTGTTTTCCGCCAACATCCCGGCGGCCCTTGCCCCACTTCTTGCCGGGATGTATTTCGATCATGCGCGGAGTTTCACCGGTTGCCTGCAGATTCTCGCCGCCCTCCTGAGCGTCGCCATTCTATTGACCTTTCGATTAAGAAAGCTCTCCGGTTGCACCAAGCCCTGA